Proteins encoded within one genomic window of Cucumis sativus cultivar 9930 chromosome 3, Cucumber_9930_V3, whole genome shotgun sequence:
- the LOC101216350 gene encoding uncharacterized protein LOC101216350 — protein MGKTMATSSRDWNQIYAIYGVDQWQTIVFLLLHALFFTALSIFYLSYFESICSFFELLFSGGSARFAAGFTGCVTAISAFCLFFAAANIFYSSLPLHYEMALRMVNAVSDWSTVKHALDLGCGRGILLNAVATQLKKEGSSGRVVGLDRSKRTTLATLRTAKMEGVGEYVTCREGDVRRLPFGDNYFDVVVSGVFVHTVGKEHGARTAEAAAERIRVVGELVRVLKPGGTGVVWDLLHVPEYVRRLQELKMEDIRVSEGVTAFMVSSHIVSFTKPRHHFVGSGEVRLDWRC, from the exons ATGGGTAAAACCATGGCCACTTCTAGTAGAGATTGGAATCAGATCTATGCGATCTATGGAGTGGATCAATGGCAAACCATAGTGTTTCTCCTTCTTCATGCTCTCTTTTTTACTgctctttccattttttaccTTTCTTACTTCGAATCCATCTGTTCCTTTTTCGAGCTTCTCTTCTCCGGCGGCTCCGCCCGTTTCGCCGCCGGTTTCACCGGTTGCGTCACTGCTATCTCCGCCTTCTGCCTCTTCTTCGCCGCCGCTAATATCTTCTACTCTTCTCTCCCTCTCCACTATGAAATGGCTCTCCGGATGGTCAACGCCGTGTCCGATTGGTCAACCGTCAAGCACGCCCTCGACCTTGGCTGCGGCCGGGGCATTCTACTCAACGCCGTTGCCACTCAGCTGAAGAAG GAAGGAAGCTCGGGTAGAGTTGTGGGGTTAGATCGGAGCAAGCGGACGACTCTGGCGACGCTTCGAACGGCAAAGATGGAGGGCGTTGGAGAGTATGTGACGTGTCGAGAAGGGGACGTTAGACGGTTGCCGTTCGGGGACAATTACTTTGATGTGGTGGTTTCTGGTGTGTTTGTGCACACGGTAGGGAAGGAGCACGGGGCAAGAACGGCGGAGGCGGCGGCGGAGAGGATACGGGTGGTGGGAGAATTGGTGAGAGTGCTGAAGCCGGGGGGAACTGGGGTGGTGTGGGACCTACTACACGTGCCGGAGTACGTGCGGAGGTTGCAAGAGTTGAAGATGGAAGACATTAGAGTGTCTGAGGGTGTAACGGCGTTCATGGTCAGCAGCCACATCGTGTCATTTACCAAGCCACGTCATCACTTTGTGGGGTCTGGAGAAGTCCGACTCGACTGGAGATGCTGA
- the LOC101216596 gene encoding trafficking protein particle complex II-specific subunit 130 homolog: MANFLAQFQTIKSSFDRLVIAVEDVSDLWPTVKNGFEERLPFKRACLNNKTRNPVLVDKLPAEFILTTDARLRSRFPQEQYLFWFREPYATVVLVTCEDLDEFKTILKPRLKLIVQNDEREWFIVFVSKAHPNNDQATKQAKKVYSKLEVDFSSKKRERCCKLDILCPEANFWEDLESKIMESIRNTLDRRVQFYEDEIRKLSEQRLMPVWNFCNFFILKESLAFMFEMAQLHEDALREYDELELCYLETVNMIAKQRDFGGIDHGDDQAMLLNPGSKPLTQIVQDDSFREFEFRQYLFACQSKLLFKLNRPFEVASRGYTFIIAFSKALAIHENILPFCMREVWVTTACMALINAIASHFSEGTMAPDTEKEFFRLQGDLYSLCRVKFMRLAELIGYGPCIERSPVNSASLSMLPWPKPSIWPAVPPDASSEVLAKEKIILQETPRVKHFGIQKKHLPLEPSLLLREANRRRASLSAGNTLEMFDGRPAFIDGPGPDMSPKMSPNKSPGSSMSRTYSSPGFENTIDRPMRLAEIYVAAEHALKQTISSSDLWKCLSAVEEFEKKYLELTKGAAENYHRSWWKRHGVVLDGEIAAVSFRHGNFDLAAKSYEKVCALFAGEGWQDLLAEVLPNLAECQKELNDDAGYLSSCVRLLSLDKGLFLTKDRQAFQSEVIRLAHSEMKDPVPLDVSSLITFSGNPGPPLELCDGDPGTLSITVWSGFPDDITLDSLSLTLMATYNGDEGVKPIRSSTETVLNPGRNIITLALPPQKPGSYVLGVITGQIGKLRFRSHSFSKGDPADSDDFMSYEKPTRPILKVFKPRPLVDLISAISSPLLVNEPQWVGIIVRPINYSLKGAILHIDTGPGLKIVESHEIEMETYADLLKNSIDVAHTGDSNNFERLCLSDGRIEFPDWASNETSILWIPIHAVNERLARGSTTATSQRLSIVDGMRTIALKLEFGAFHNQTFEKTLAVHFTDPFHVSTRIADKCNDGTLLLQVIIHSEVKATLTVYDAWLDLQEGFVHNGNDNGRPTSGYFPLVISPSSRAGILFSIRLGKTNNEDEGEVTNPESILNIRYGISGDRTLGAHLPVLIESSGTEDAKQDLLFKSALVLQRPVLDPCLTVGFLPLPSEGLRVGQLITMKWRIERLNNLQENEDSKCNLDDVLYEIDAKSENWMIAGRKRGHVSLSPNQGSRMVISILCMPLVAGYVRPPKLGLPNIDEANISCNPAAPHLVCVLPPPLSSSFCIPA; the protein is encoded by the exons ATGGCCAATTTCCTAGCTCAGTTCCAGACGATCAAGAGTTCCTTCGACCGTCTCGTAATTGCTG TTGAAGATGTTAGTGACTTGTGGCCTACTGTGAAGAACGGATTTGAGGAGAGATTACCATTTAAAAGAGCTTGTTTGAATAACAAGACACGTAATCCCGTTTTAGTTGACAAATTGCCTGCTGAGTTCATATTGACTACGGATGCACGACTTCGTAGTAGGTTCCCTCAAGAGCagtatttattttggtttcgTGAACCATATGCAACTGTTGTTCTTGTCACCTGTGAG GATCTTGATGAATTTAAGACTATTCTTAAACCACGTTTGAAGCTGATTGTCCAAAATGATGAGCGGGAGTGGTTTATAGTATTTGTATCTAAAGCTCACCCAAATAACGATCAAGCCACCAAACAGGCAAAAAAAGTGTATAGCAAACTTGAAGTTGATTTTAGCtcgaagaagagagaaag gTGCTGTAAATTAGACATCCTTTGCCCTGAGGCAAATTTTTGGGAGGATCTGGAATCCAAGATAATGGAGTCCATAAGAAATACCTTGGATAGACGTGTCCAGTTTTATGAAGATGAGATTCGCAAGTTAAGCGAACAAAGGTTGATGCCAGTCTGGAACTTCTGCAATTTCTTTATTCTGAAG GAAAGCTTGGCATTTATGTTTGAGATGGCTCAGCTTCATGAAGATGCATTACGCGAATATGATGAACTAGAGCTCTGCTATTTAGAAACAG TGAATATGATTGCAAAGCAGAGAGATTTTGGTGGAATTGACCATGGTGACGACCAAGCGATGTTGCTTAATCCTGGGAGCAAGCCATTGACACAGATTGTTCAAGATGACTCATTCCgggaatttgaatttagacAATATCTTTTTGCCTGCCAATCAAAG CTATTATTCAAGCTCAACAGACCTTTTGAAGTTGCTTCGAGAGGCTATACATTCATCATTGCCTTCTCAAAGGCTCTGGCTATACACGAG AACATATTACCTTTCTGTATGCGTGAAGTATGGGTAACAACTGCTTGCATGGCCTTGATCAATGCAATTGCTTCACATTTTAGTGAAGGTACTATGGCCCCAGATACAGAAAAAGAGTTTTTCCGCCTACAGGGTGATCTTTATTCATTATGCAGAGTGAAG TTTATGAGGCTCGCAGAGTTAATTGGATATGGTCCTTGTATAGAGAGAAGTCCAGTCAACAG TGCTTCGCTGAGCATGCTACCTTGGCCCAAGCCGTCAATTTGGCCCGCTGTTCCACCTGATGCTTCATCTGAAGTGTTagcaaaggaaaaa ATTATTCTTCAAGAAACTCCACGAGTCAAGCACTTTGGTATCCAAAAGAAACACCTGCCTCTAGAACCTTCCTTGCTATTGAGAGAAGCAAATCGCCGGAGGGCTTCCCTTTCTGCGGGAAATACGCTTGAAATGTTTGATGGGCGACCAGCCTTTATTGATGG ACCAGGTCCGGATATGTCACCAAAGATGTCCCCTAATAAATCACCTGGGAGCTCCATGTCACGTACTTACTCTTCCCCAGGATTTGAAAACACAATCGATCGACCTATGAGACTTGCTGAGATTTATGTTGCTGCAGAACATGCTTTGAAGCAAACCATCTCTAGTTCTGATCTGTGGAAGTGCCTATCAGCTGTGGAGGAGTTTGAG AAAAAGTATTTGGAGCTAACTAAGGGTGCTGCGGAAAATTACCACCGATCCTGGTGGAAAAGACATGGGGTTGTTCTCGATGGTGAAATAGCTGCTGTTAGCTTTAGACATGGAAACTTCGATTTGGCTGCGAAGTCTTATGAGAAGGTTTGTGCCCTTTTTGCTGGTGAAGGATGGCAGGATCTCTTAGCTGAAGTTCTTCCAAATTTGGCAGAATGTCAAAAGGAACTAAATGATGATGCTGGCTACCTCTCGTCTTGTGTGAGATTGTTATCATTAGATAAAggtttatttttgacaaaagatCGCCAAGCTTTTCAGTCAGAAGTAATACGTCTTGCACACAGTGAGATGAAGGACCCTGTACCCTTAGATGTTTCCtcattaattacattttctgGAAATCCTGGACCCCCTCTAGAATTGTGTGATGGTGATCCTGGTACTCTGTCTATTACTGTGTGGAGTGGCTTTCCTGATGATATAACTCTTGATTCACTGAGCCTTACTTTAATGGCCACGTACAATGGGGACGAAGGTGTTAAG CCAATAAGGAGTTCAACGGAAACTGTGCTAAACCCTGGTCGTAATATTATTACCCTTGCTTTGCCTCCTCAGAAACCAGGTTCTTATGTTTTAGGAGTTATTACTGGCCAGATTGGGAAGCTGAGATTTCGATCTCACAGTTTTTCCAAGGGCGACCCTGCTGACAGCGACGATTTTATGAGTTATGAGAAACCGACTAGACCGATCTTGAAG gttTTCAAACCAAGACCATTAGTTGATCTTATCTCTGCCATTTCATCCCCACTGCTCGTAAATGAACCTCAGTGGGTTGGAATCATTGTCCGGCCCATCAATTACTCCCTTAAAGGAGCAATCTTGCATATTGATACCGGTCCTGGCTTAAAGATTGTAGAATCTCATGAAATTGAGATGGAGACCTATGCCGACTTGTTGAAAAATTCAATTGATGTGGCACACACTGGTGATTCAAACAACTTTGAACGGTTATGCCTCAGTGATGGTAGAATAGAATTTCCAGATTGGGCGAGCAATGAGACTTCTATTTTGTGGATACCAATTCACGCTGTCAATGAGAGGCTTGCAAGAGGATCAACTACAG CCACCTCTCAGAGACTGAGTATTGTGGATGGGATGAGAACAATAGCACTCAAACTCGAATTTGGAGCTTTTCACAACCAGACGTTTGAGAA GACTCTAGCTGTGCATTTCACTGACCCTTTTCATGTGAGTACACGCATAGCTGATAAATGCAACGATGGCACTTTGCTTCTACAG GTGATCATACATTCTGAAGTAAAGGCCACACTGACAGTATATGACGCCTGGCTTGATCTTCAAGAGGGGTTTGTTCATAATGGAAATGACAATGGAAGACCAACCTCTGGCTACTTTCCTTTAGTTATTTCCCCATCTTCTAGAGCAGGAATTCTCTTCAGTATACGCTTgggaaaaacaaataatgaag ACGAAGGTGAAGTGACAAATCCAGAAAGCATACTAAATATTAGATATGGTATCTCTGGGGACAGAACGCTCGGGGCTCACCTGCCTGTTCTTATAGAGTCATCTGGAACTGAAGATGCTAAACAGGACTTGCTTTTCAAGAGCGCTCTAGTTTTGCAAAGGCCAGTGCTCGACCCTTGCCTGACTGTTGgatttcttcctcttccttctgAAGGCCTAAGAGTCGGACAGCTTATTACTATGAAATGGAGGATCGAAAGGCTTAATAATTTACAAGAGAATGAAGATTCCAAATGCAAT CTTGATGATGTGTTATACGAAATTGATGCCAAGTCTGAAAATTGGATGATTGCCGGTCGGAAAAGAGGGCATGTTTCTCTCTCCCCTAACCAAG GATCAAGAATGGTGATATCAATACTATGCATGCCGCTGGTGGCTGGCTATGTTCGTCCACCTAAACTTGGTTTGCCAAATATTGACGAGGCAAACATAAGTTGCAATCCTGCAGCTCCACACCTGGTTTGTGTTTTACCTCCCCCACTCAGCTCCTCCTTCTGCATTCCAGCATGA